The Triticum urartu cultivar G1812 chromosome 6, Tu2.1, whole genome shotgun sequence genome includes the window GTTGCCACCACTGCCTCTTCCTCTCCCTCACCATCTTCCACTACTCATCCATCTTCTCTTCTTGCCATCATCTCGGCCGCGGAACCTTCCCCACCTGCCACCGCATCAACCAGCACCACTACCACCCCGTCCACGGCCGATACTACACAAGCCAGTCCGCCTTCCACTCTTGTTACAAACAACCTTTCCCCTTCTCATCCCTCGACCCATCTTCTACACCTGCtgcttcatctccttctcctATAGCCCCTAGTCCGTCACCACCCATTCCTCCACATGATGTACCCATTCAAGCTCCCACCAACGATCATGTCATGTGTACTCGTGGCAAACACGGTTTTCATCTCCCTACTCGCCATCTTAATCTCACGGCCACACCGACTGTCTCCCCTATTCCCACTTCATATAAACGAGCTCTTCTTGATCCTCTTTGGTTTTCTGCTAAGACGAATTCGATGCTCTACAGCAGAACAACACCTGGACTTTAGTTCCAAAACCACCTGGTGTTAATATTGTCTCTGGCAAGTGGGTTTTTCGCCACAAGTTTCATGCCGATGATTCTCTTGCTCGCTACAAAGCTCGCTGGGTTTGTCATGGTTTTTCCCAGCAGCATGACATTGATTTTGATGAGACTTTTTCTCCTGTGGTAAAACCTAGCACCATTAGTGTTGTTCTTAGTCTTGCAGTTTCCTCTTCATGGCCTATTCACCAACTAGATGTCAAAAATGCTTTTCTCCATGGAACACTAAATGAAACTGTGTACTGCCAGCAACCCTCTGGCTTCGAAAATCCCTCCTCACCAACTCTTGTCTGTCTCCTTAACAAATCACTATATGGTCTCAAAAACTGAACCGGCCGAATATACTCTAATAGGCGTGATGGCTCTTGATCATGCTGGGTGCTGTGTCATTGCCTGTTGTGAGTCTTCCCAAGGGGAGCTCCCTCCTGAACTTGCTGAAGCGAAGGCGCTTCGCCGGGCGGTCTTCCTGGCTCGGGAGGAGAAATTCCACAAGGTCATCTTTGCCTCTGATTGTCCGTCGCTGATCCAACGCCTCCACTCTCTTCTCACGACAGATCTTCGGTCAGATCGGTGGTGGCTGACATCAAATTTGCGTCCAACGTTTTCTCTTCGATGCTTTTTATGTTTGTGCGTCGGCATGGTAATGATGTGGCTCATTGTTTGGCCAGGGCTTCTGTGAACTTTAGTAATCTTTGTGCCTTTTGTTCTTCTTCAGAATGTATCCAAGAGACTATGTGTAACTTTCTAGTTTGATTAATAATATGCTGATGTTCAAAAACCCGTATGAAATCTAACAAAAGTCCTAGGCCCAATTGGTAGGTAAGAGCATTTCCAACCGCACTTGCCAACGTGCTCCCTATATGTCTACAGATGTATGCAATGGACACTAGCCGGCGAGCCCCCAGTTTTCCGTCCGGGCAACCACACCCTTCATCTTCAAAACATCAATTCCATGCAAGTAGATCATTCAACCATAGAAATTGCGCACAGCAATGAATGCAAACACACAACAATTCAACTATAAATAATTAGAATGAAATAGATAGTTGAAACATATGTATTACTCAGTGTGATGGTTTCTGGTGTGGATCCACATATGCAGAACAAGATTATTGAGTACTTGCATGTGCATAATCGAAGTTATCAATGCATCTCTAGTGCATAGTCGAACATTAAGATCTGGATCCACATATGAACAACAAGATTATTGAGTACTTGCGTGTGCATAATCGAAGTTATCAATGCATATCTAGTGCATAGTTGAACATTAATTTTAATGGTTTTCGATCTGGATCCACATATGCTCCACATAATTATTTAGTAACTGAGCGTGCTCCTGATGATCTTGGAGTTGTCGATGAATCTTTGAGAAGTTGACAACATGCTCTGGAACCTATTCCAGACGTACATTCACTCCAGGCATTTCAAAATCGTGTGTACGGGCAGCCCCATCACACTCAGCCTTCACAACCATGTTCTGGAAGATTACACGACATGTCATCACTTCCACAATGTCTCAGGATCCCACATATTTGTAGCTCCGCGAATAATTATCCATCGAGATTGGAGCAATCCAAATGCCATCTCCACGTGCTTCCTAGCAACTTCTTGCATTTGAGAAAAGAGACATCCTTTGTTACCTTATAGTAGGGGACAATCTTCACAAACACCATCCACTGCGGAGATAGGGCGACTCCCTCAGGCAGCGCATCGCTACAATGCCGTCTCCAATGAGAAGTTGCGTCCGCTCATGCGCCGGCATGAACGCACGTTGTCGCTCTGGAACGGCGCATGCCGTCATGAATACGCGACACCTTCTTCATGCAATGAGAAGTTCGGTCAAGATGTCCCTTTTTTCCGCAAACCGAAGACAAATCGGGGGCTTTACGAACGTCCAAACAGCTGCCACACAATGGGGTACGGTGTTGGATGCCAAAATGCGACCGGATGATAGTCGGTTTGAGGGTGTGCTAAAAAAACTTGGGTATGCATTATTTTACTGTTGTTTGCCCTCCAGATGGTCACACCACACCACATGGTGGTTGGCAAACAAGTTGATGTGGCCATGCGGGGACGTGCGAGATTCCATGCCGAGAATACTATGGCACGCACAAGCCACCATCAACACCGAAAAACACGCAAGGAAAGCTGATGGCGACCTAAGATTACACCAACCGATCCTTCCTTGTTGAATGAATTAAATCAAACCGCCAGCCAGACTATTATAGCTCCAGATTCACAAGCAAAAAATGCTTAAAATTAAGAGAGGCCAACAGTATAAAAACAGACAAGGAAGACAAGGGTCCTTGCAGCGGGAAAGAGACAGCCATCCTACCGAATCATACACCACTCCTCCAGCCTGTGGGAGGCCATAGATAAATTAAAATTAAACTAGAGCCAAAATGACACCCCCAGCTAACCAGCCCATGACACTAGGGAACAATAACGACGATCAACTCTCCAGATCGACTGATTCCATTAGACAAATCCACACTCTCAGCTTGCTTCTGGCAGGCCAGACCAGAAGGCCACTGAAGCTAACTGCTAATGTGTTCTGCCATGAGAGGAGACGGACAGACGGAGAGAGTTCAGGGCAGTGCCAAgtaggagaggaggaggacggcgaTGGAGGCCGCCAGTCTCATCGACGGAAGCAAGCCGGCCGCCGCGGCGGTGCCGTCCATGCTCCCGGTCGTCGGGCTGAACCCGGTGCTGTTGAAGCCGGTGCCCATCCCGGGGCTGAAGGTGCCCGCCGTGGTTGTCCCGGTGCCCGTAGTCGCCGTCCCAGTGCCCGTGGTTGTCCCGGTACCCGTGGTGGCTGTCCCGGTGCCCGTCGCGGTGCCGGCGGCGCTGCGTCAAAGAGAAGAGAATATCCACGTCAAAATGCATCATAGCGTCATGCCTCCGTGTTTCCATGCTTGCACACCGAACCTAATATGTTAGTCACACGCTCTGACACTTGAACTGTATTATCATAATAGTCTTTGGAAAGCTGGAGCTTTCCCTAGAGTATATTAGTACAATAATCGCTAATAGCTCTGTCAGTGAAGCTTCCTTTTCGTCTACAGACATGATGCACATGCTagaagaaggcatgtctgaactTTTTAGCTCAGATGCGACGATCAATCGTATGGAAAGTTTAATTAGCGCATCTCCCTTTTGTCTAGTTTAGCCATGACAAAACCGCAAGACACTGAAGCCAAACAAAGATGTCttttggcctttttgccttttgTAATACTACGATCAAATTCAGGAAAATGCCGGAAGAAACGCGACGAGTATGTCATCTGATGATATAGTGCGACTTAAGGTATGAGCGAGCATGAAAATTGTACCTGGCACTGGAAGGGAACGTGCACCCGGAGAAACCTGAAAGAAGAAGAACAGAAGACGTACGTACGTGAGGAAGAATCCATCCGAGGATGTGGAATGGCAATGCGATGAGGACGGAGTATAGAGGACGTACTGGGGTCGGTGGAGGAGAGGGTGGCGGCGCCGGTGAAGTCGCAGGTGGCGCCGGAGGACCTGAACTTCTGGAAGTAGCTGTTGGCGGCCCAGGAGCAGTGCGAGGCGACCTCGTCGGGGCTGTAGCACGCCCCGCTCTGCGCGATGGCCGTGCAGTCCGCGCCCTGCCCGCAGGCGTAGTCGATCGCCTTCTGCAGCACCGCCGTCGGCTGCTCCGACCGGCACACGCAGAAATCTGCCACGCGGACAAAATCAAAGAACAGACATGGATTTTGCTCAGCCGAGCAAACCTCATTGAAGGAGCCAAGGAAATGCTTTTTTTTGTGAAACAAAGGAAGCATCTCTCATGCTCAAAGAACAGAGTAGTCAAAGAACAGAGCAATCGACGAGCATCACAGCCATAGCCCACCTGAGGCAACAAGAGCTGGGGAcccaaggagcaccgccaccacCAGAACCAATGCCGCCTCCATTAGCTAGCCCCTACCAAGATCGCCCAAGAAGCAGATCGATGCTGGAAGGAAGAACCACCGGAGAGCTCAGGCAGGGTCTGAGTCGTAAGAATTATCCAAGCTCCGGGTAGCTAGGCGGTCGCGATCCTGCGTCCGGTGGGAGGAAGCCTCTGGGTGTAGTGCGGGAGCGGGCCGGCGCGCGGTTGGGTGAGTGAGTGAGGTAGGCCGCAGGCAGCTACCTCGTCTTCTACTTAAGAAGATTAGGAGGAGAGCGTGCGTACTGCGCACTGTGTACTTGTTCTGGCCTCTGTGTGAGTGTGTGTGACTGTGATGAACCGGTTGGTGGCGAGGCTACAGGAGGACGGCGCACGATTCCGCGCTTGCGCCAAAAGCAGTTTGGTGCGCTCGTCGGTTCCATCCGTCCGATCTTTCTTTTCTCCTTCATTTCCTTCCTTTATTTACGGCTTCTTCAAGTAACATGGGACAGGTCGGCGCTGGCGTGGGGATCTGGCCCTTCTCGCAGGGCTTCGATTTTACTAATGCTGCTTGCTCTCGTGGGCGAGGCTGCATCTTCATCGCTTGAAGTCCGTTTTAAGGAAAGGTCTCCGTCGCTGGTCGCTCCCAAGTTTCTCCTCTCCGTTGACAAATATTAGAGCCAAGTTCTCAAAGTTCCACCGGGAAAGTTCTCCATGGTCCTGGATCTCTCCTTTGCAGGAAAAGAAAGGTTAACGCAGTGTCAATTGGGGAAAACCGGATATTTGGCACTTTGAGCATCTCACTTTGGAAAATTTCCGATGTCCGGATGGACGTCGCAGAATTGCCGCCCAATtccttttttttttgaaaaggaggataaTACCCTCGACCTCTGCATCGGAACGATACATGTCACCCAGCTCATGGACACCTTGATTTTTTATGCCGATTTTCCCTCATTGGTTGATTTCCTGAAAGGACCAAACTTCCTGACTCTTTAAACATTTTCTTTGCAGAAAAAAGGCAATGAGCGCCGTGTAGCGGCAGTCGTCACCACTGACCCCTTAAATATCGAACTGAAACACTCGACACCAGATCTCGTCGCCACAAATGCACAACAAGAAATCGTAACCTCGTCCTGCCAAGGAGACGATAGAAATCTACGCCGAGGCTCTCCCGACTGTCTCCAGATGGACGAACTCAAAGAGAATTGAAGCCTAGAAGACTAGTACAAAGATAAAGCACCGTCATTCCCCTAAGCATTACATCTGCAAGGGAACAAATCCTAACCGAAATTACTAGACAAAGTCGAGGCACCGGGATTCCGCTCCCCACTACAATTCGTTAGAGCGACATGCAAAGGAGATGCGAATTCATGGCCTCGCTGACGGAGCCTGTAGGGAATGAGGCGTTCGCCCTAGCCGCCATTGCAATAAGGGAAggaaaaacaattcatacaaatAAACTAGCTCCTACATGTCTCTTCCAACCACTTTTTTTGCGAGTGCCCTTCCAACCATATATGACCCTACATGGCTCAGTTGGGTCAAAATGCTCCGATGTTGAGATCTTTTCTTTCCTCTCTCGCAAGTCGAATAGGGAAAGCCTTCACCCCCTCGATCTCCACCGATGAGCCCGTGGATTCGCCTTCTCTCTGATTGCCGCTCCGACGGCTGATGGCGGAGAGGGGATTTTTGGTGCCTTGGATACATCTAGTAGATAGGTAGGGTTTTAGTCCTCACAAGGGCGGCGTTTGGATAGATGGCATCGCTTCTTCTCTGAGTCATTCTTCCGGGCTCCGATCCTCCTCGGATTAGTCGGTTGGGACAGATTAGACGAAACTCTCGCGTAGATTCCTGCCAGCTCCTTGGGCGGCGAGGTCCAGGTTTCTCGTCGTGCATACACAACAACGATATTAGGTGTCGGGTTCTTCATATCGATTCAAGGATTCAACGATGACGACTGTCGCTCCGGGGCACTAGTCCATAGGGCACTTGCACAAAAACTTCCCCGCTGCCATCGACAAGCTCTGCCCGACTCTGGTATGGGGGTGGCGACAGTGGCGCGTCAGCGGCTCATTCTGGTCGTTTGATGGTTCATGGACCTCCATGTAATTTTTGTTATGTTTAAGATATTTTGTACTTCAAGTGAATCTTTATAATAGATCTGATCCTTTTCGAAAAAATGCTTCGATGTTGGTCAGAGCCGTCTCTCTGTTACGCTTGCTCGTATCTCGACCATGACGACGCAGCTCACTCTCGTTTGTCTAACGTCGCAGCTCGCAACAAGACATGTCGGAGGAGTGTTGTAGTGCGGAGGCGACAACGAACAACAACACCAATGGTGTGGCGGTGGCACCAACCGAACCGTTTTTCGGTGGTTAGAGCATCTACAGTCGGACTTGACAAATCAGGCCCCTCAAACGCCCGCGGACGCGACCGGGCATGCCCGTGGGCGCATCCGGACGGACCCTCATATTTTCTTTCGGGCATCCACATATCTCAAATTCGGACTCTCAAATCCATGCAAATACATGCATGTCGATCATGCAGCACAATGTCACACGTAAATAGCAATTGTTGGTATCAAGCATAGATAGCGTTTACATAAAATTTATTTGAAGTGCCAAACTCAAGCATTGCCTCCTTGGTTGCCATTGTGGATCCACGTGTGCTCCACAAGATCATTGAGTAATTGCATGTGCACCTGCTGATCTCGAAGATTCTGATGCATTTGTAGAAAGTTCATAAGCTGAGCCACATCTTGATCTTCCGGGatttctgttggaaatatgccctagaggcaataataaaatgattattattatatttccttgttcatgataattgtctattattcatgctataattgtgttatccgcaaatcataatacatgtgtgaatacatagaccataacatgtccctagtgagcctctagttaactagctcgttgatcaacagatagtcatggtttcctgactatggacattggatgtcattgataacgggatcacatcactaggagaatgatgtgacggacaagacccaatcctaagcatagcagaagatcgtgtagttcatttgctagagcttttccaatgtcaagtatcatttccttagaccatgagatcgtgtaactcccggatgccgtaggagtactttgggtgtaccaaacatcacaacgtaactgggtgactataaaggtatactacaggtatccccaaaagtatctgttgggttgacacggatcgagactgggatttgtcactccgtatgacggagaggtatctctgggcccactcggtaatgcatcatcacaatgagctcaatgtgaccaagtgtttggtcacgggatcatgcattatggtacgagtaaagtgacttgtcgataacgagattgaacgaggtattgggataccgacgatcgaatctcgggcaagtaacgtacctattgacaaagggaattgaatacaagattgattgaatcctcgacattgtggttcatccgatgagatcatcgtggaacatgtgggagccaacatgggtatccagatcccgctgttggttattgaccggagagtcatctcggtcatgtc containing:
- the LOC125516710 gene encoding PLASMODESMATA CALLOSE-BINDING PROTEIN 4-like, with amino-acid sequence MEAALVLVVAVLLGSPALVASDFCVCRSEQPTAVLQKAIDYACGQGADCTAIAQSGACYSPDEVASHCSWAANSYFQKFRSSGATCDFTGAATLSSTDPSFSGCTFPSSASAAGTATGTGTATTGTGTTTGTGTATTGTGTTTAGTFSPGMGTGFNSTGFSPTTGSMDGTAAAAGLLPSMRLAASIAVLLLSYLALP